The proteins below come from a single Burkholderia sp. FERM BP-3421 genomic window:
- the sucC gene encoding ADP-forming succinate--CoA ligase subunit beta, whose protein sequence is MKIHEYQGKEILRKFGVAVPRGKPAFTVDEAVKVAEELGGPVWVVKAQIHAGGRGKGGGVKVAKSLEQVREFSNQILGMQLKTHQTGPEGQKVNRLLIEEGADIKKELYIGIVIDRVSQKVVVMASSEGGMDIEEVAEKTPEAIHKVAVEPSKGLQDAEADDLAKKIGVPDASIPQAREILKGLYKSFWETDASLAEINPLVVTGDGKVIALDAKFNFDSNALFRHPEIVAYRDLDEEDPAEVEASKFDLAYISLDGNIGCLVNGAGLAMATMDTIKLFGGEPANFLDVGGGATTEKVTEAFKLMLKNPDLKAILVNIFGGIMRCDVIAEGVIAGSKAVNLSVPLVVRMKGTNEDLGKKMLAESGLPIISADSMEEAAQKVVAAAAGK, encoded by the coding sequence ATGAAGATTCACGAGTACCAGGGTAAGGAAATCCTGCGGAAATTCGGTGTCGCGGTACCGCGCGGCAAGCCGGCGTTTACGGTCGACGAGGCCGTCAAGGTCGCGGAAGAGCTGGGCGGCCCGGTGTGGGTCGTGAAGGCGCAGATCCATGCGGGCGGCCGCGGCAAGGGCGGCGGCGTGAAGGTCGCGAAGTCGCTCGAGCAGGTTCGCGAATTCTCGAACCAGATCCTCGGCATGCAGCTGAAGACGCACCAGACTGGTCCGGAAGGCCAGAAGGTGAACCGTCTGCTGATCGAGGAAGGCGCCGACATCAAGAAGGAACTGTACATCGGCATCGTGATCGATCGCGTCTCGCAGAAGGTTGTCGTGATGGCGTCGAGCGAAGGCGGCATGGACATCGAGGAAGTGGCCGAGAAGACCCCGGAAGCGATCCACAAGGTCGCGGTCGAGCCGTCGAAGGGCCTGCAGGACGCGGAAGCCGACGATCTCGCGAAGAAGATCGGCGTGCCCGACGCATCGATCCCGCAAGCGCGCGAAATCCTGAAGGGTCTCTACAAGTCGTTCTGGGAAACCGACGCGTCGCTCGCCGAAATCAACCCGCTCGTCGTCACCGGCGACGGCAAGGTGATCGCACTCGACGCGAAGTTCAACTTCGATTCGAACGCGCTGTTCCGCCACCCGGAAATCGTCGCGTACCGCGATCTGGACGAAGAAGATCCGGCTGAAGTCGAAGCGTCGAAGTTCGACCTCGCGTACATCTCGCTCGACGGCAACATCGGCTGTCTCGTGAACGGCGCAGGCCTCGCGATGGCGACGATGGACACGATCAAGCTGTTCGGCGGCGAGCCGGCGAACTTCCTCGACGTGGGCGGCGGCGCGACGACCGAGAAGGTCACGGAAGCGTTCAAGCTGATGCTGAAGAACCCGGACCTGAAGGCGATCCTCGTGAACATCTTCGGCGGCATCATGCGCTGCGATGTGATCGCGGAAGGCGTGATCGCAGGCTCGAAGGCGGTGAACCTGAGCGTGCCGCTCGTCGTGCGCATGAAGGGCACCAACGAGGACCTGGGCAAGAAGATGCTCGCCGAATCCGGCCTGCCGATCATCTCGGCGGACAGCATGGAAGAAGCCGCGCAGAAGGTCGTCGCGGCAGCCGCGGGCAAGTAA
- a CDS encoding sensor histidine kinase produces MATPARSARRAPPAADAADAARDARYANPFAPPDDIEPAETARPRSLFGEILDWMLAPLLLLWPMSIAVTYLVAKTIANGPFDRALETNTYVLARQITPVNGVAELTLPPATLDLLRADNVDSVYFQVLGARGELVSGEADMPLPRDEDRPPPGVVVFRDDLLRGNDIRVAYTTVALPQARGTQPVLVQVGETLDKRNALANDIIKGVILPQFVILPLAILLVWFGLSRGLAPLAALQAHIRGRRPDDLSPVEAQRAPPEIEPLVTSFNDLLARLEQNMALQKRFIADAAHQMKTPLAGLRTQAEFALRHEVPAEVARSLEQIATSSGQAARLVTQLLALARAENRATGLTLEPVAIATLARLAVRDWVQAALAKRMDLGYEGPDENDGAPLEIDGHPVMLREMLGNLIDNAIRYTPDGGRITVRVRAAREAGRVDVEIEDTGPGIPAHERERVLERFYRILGREGDGSGLGLSIVREIVAQHGGTLTLDDHVYQASPRLAGTLARVSLALRGHAPD; encoded by the coding sequence ATGGCCACCCCGGCCCGCTCCGCCCGCCGCGCGCCGCCCGCCGCCGACGCGGCGGATGCCGCGCGCGACGCCCGCTACGCGAACCCGTTCGCCCCGCCCGACGACATCGAGCCCGCCGAAACCGCGCGCCCGCGCTCGCTGTTCGGCGAGATCCTCGACTGGATGCTGGCGCCGCTGCTGCTGCTGTGGCCGATGAGCATCGCCGTCACCTATCTGGTCGCGAAGACGATCGCGAACGGGCCCTTCGACCGCGCGCTCGAAACCAACACCTACGTGCTCGCGCGCCAGATCACGCCGGTCAACGGCGTGGCCGAGCTGACGCTGCCGCCCGCGACGCTCGACCTGCTGCGCGCCGACAATGTCGACAGCGTGTACTTCCAGGTGCTCGGTGCGCGCGGCGAGCTGGTGTCGGGCGAGGCCGACATGCCGCTGCCGCGCGACGAGGACCGCCCACCGCCCGGCGTCGTGGTGTTCCGCGACGACCTGCTGCGCGGCAACGACATCCGCGTCGCGTATACGACTGTGGCGCTGCCGCAGGCGCGCGGTACGCAGCCGGTGCTCGTGCAGGTCGGCGAGACGCTCGACAAGCGCAACGCGCTCGCGAACGACATCATCAAGGGCGTGATCCTGCCGCAATTCGTGATCCTGCCGCTCGCGATCCTGCTCGTCTGGTTCGGGCTGTCGCGCGGCCTCGCGCCGCTCGCCGCACTGCAGGCGCACATCCGGGGGCGCCGCCCGGACGACCTGTCGCCCGTCGAGGCGCAGCGCGCGCCGCCCGAGATCGAGCCGCTCGTCACCTCGTTCAACGATCTGCTCGCGCGGCTCGAACAGAACATGGCGCTGCAAAAGCGCTTCATCGCGGACGCCGCGCACCAGATGAAAACGCCGCTCGCGGGCCTGCGCACCCAGGCCGAATTCGCGCTGCGGCACGAGGTGCCGGCGGAGGTCGCGCGTTCGCTCGAACAGATCGCGACGAGTTCCGGGCAGGCGGCGCGGCTCGTCACCCAGCTGCTGGCGCTGGCGCGCGCGGAGAACCGCGCGACCGGGCTCACGCTCGAACCGGTCGCGATCGCGACGCTCGCGCGGCTCGCGGTGCGCGACTGGGTGCAGGCCGCGCTCGCGAAACGGATGGATCTCGGCTACGAGGGCCCCGACGAGAACGACGGCGCGCCGCTCGAAATCGACGGCCACCCGGTGATGCTGCGCGAGATGCTCGGCAACCTGATCGACAACGCGATCCGCTACACGCCGGACGGCGGCCGCATCACCGTGCGGGTGCGCGCGGCGCGCGAGGCGGGCCGCGTCGACGTCGAGATCGAGGACACCGGGCCCGGCATCCCCGCGCACGAACGGGAGCGGGTGCTCGAACGCTTCTACCGGATCCTCGGCCGCGAGGGCGACGGCAGCGGCCTCGGGCTTTCGATCGTCCGCGAGATCGTCGCGCAGCACGGCGGCACGCTGACGCTCGACGACCATGTCTACCAGGCCTCGCCGCGCCTCGCGGGCACGCTGGCGCGGGTCAGCCTGGCGCTGCGCGGCCATGCCCCGGATTAA
- the recA gene encoding recombinase RecA — translation MEDSKKGSGMTAEKSKALAAALSQIEKQFGKGSIMRLGAGEAVEDIQVVSTGSLGLDIALGVGGLPRGRVVEIYGPESSGKTTLTLQVIAEMQKLGGTAAFIDAEHALDVQYAGKLGVNVQELLISQPDTGEQALEIVDALVRSGSIDMIVIDSVAALVPKAEIEGEMGDSLPGLQARLMSQALRKLTGTIKRTNCLVVFINQIRMKIGVMFGNPETTTGGNALKFYSSVRLDIRRIGSIKKNDEVIGNETRVKVVKNKVSPPFREAIFDILYGEGISRQGEIIDLGVQAKIVDKAGAWYSYNGEKIGQGKDNAREFLRENPEIAREIENRIRESLGVSAMPQRVASEAAEVMDDEE, via the coding sequence ATGGAAGATAGCAAGAAGGGTTCCGGGATGACCGCGGAAAAGAGCAAGGCGCTGGCGGCTGCGCTCTCGCAGATCGAGAAGCAGTTCGGCAAGGGCTCGATCATGCGCCTCGGCGCAGGCGAAGCGGTCGAGGACATCCAGGTGGTGTCCACGGGCTCGCTGGGTCTGGATATCGCGCTCGGCGTCGGCGGCCTGCCGCGCGGCCGGGTGGTCGAGATCTACGGCCCGGAATCGTCCGGCAAGACCACGCTGACGCTGCAGGTGATCGCCGAGATGCAGAAGCTCGGCGGCACGGCGGCGTTCATCGATGCCGAGCACGCGCTCGACGTGCAGTACGCGGGCAAGCTCGGCGTGAACGTGCAGGAGCTGCTGATCTCGCAGCCGGACACGGGCGAGCAGGCGCTCGAGATCGTCGACGCGCTGGTGCGCTCGGGCTCGATCGACATGATCGTGATCGACTCGGTCGCGGCACTGGTGCCGAAGGCCGAAATCGAGGGCGAGATGGGCGATTCGCTGCCGGGCCTGCAGGCCCGCCTGATGTCGCAGGCGCTGCGCAAGCTGACGGGCACGATCAAGCGCACCAACTGCCTCGTGGTCTTCATCAACCAGATCCGGATGAAGATCGGTGTGATGTTCGGCAACCCGGAAACCACGACGGGCGGCAATGCGCTCAAGTTCTATTCGTCGGTGCGTCTCGACATCCGCCGGATCGGCTCGATCAAGAAGAACGACGAGGTGATCGGCAACGAGACCCGCGTGAAGGTCGTGAAGAACAAGGTCTCGCCGCCGTTCCGCGAGGCGATCTTCGACATCCTGTACGGCGAGGGCATTTCCCGTCAGGGCGAGATCATCGATCTCGGCGTGCAGGCGAAAATCGTCGACAAGGCCGGCGCCTGGTACAGCTACAACGGCGAGAAGATCGGCCAGGGCAAGGACAACGCGCGCGAATTCCTGCGCGAGAATCCGGAAATCGCCCGCGAGATCGAGAACCGCATTCGTGAATCGCTCGGCGTGAGCGCGATGCCGCAACGCGTGGCGTCCGAGGCCGCCGAAGTCATGGACGACGAGGAGTGA
- the sucD gene encoding succinate--CoA ligase subunit alpha has product MSILINKDTKVITQGITGKTGQFHTRACREYANGREAFVAGVNPKKAGEDFEGIPIYASVKEAKAETGATVSVIYVPPAGAAAAIWEAVEADLDLAICITEGIPVRDMIEVKDRMRREGRKTLLLGPNCPGTITPDELKIGIMPGHIHRKGRIGVVSRSGTLTYEAVAQLTALGLGQSSAVGIGGDPINGLKHIDVMKMFNDDPDTDAVVMIGEIGGPDEAAAAEWIKGNMKKPVVGFIAGVTAPAGKRMGHAGALISGGADTAEAKLEIMDACGITVTRNPSEMGRLLKAAL; this is encoded by the coding sequence ATGTCGATTCTGATCAACAAAGACACAAAGGTCATCACGCAGGGTATCACCGGCAAGACTGGCCAGTTTCACACGCGCGCATGCCGCGAGTACGCCAACGGCCGCGAAGCATTCGTCGCGGGCGTGAACCCGAAGAAGGCCGGCGAGGACTTCGAAGGCATTCCGATCTACGCGAGCGTGAAGGAAGCGAAGGCCGAGACCGGCGCGACCGTGTCGGTCATCTACGTGCCGCCGGCAGGCGCCGCGGCTGCGATCTGGGAAGCGGTCGAGGCCGATCTGGATCTCGCGATCTGCATCACGGAAGGCATTCCCGTGCGCGACATGATCGAAGTGAAGGACCGCATGCGCCGCGAAGGCCGCAAGACGCTGCTGCTCGGCCCGAACTGCCCGGGCACGATCACGCCGGACGAACTGAAGATCGGCATCATGCCGGGTCACATCCACCGCAAGGGCCGCATCGGCGTGGTGTCGCGCTCGGGCACGCTGACGTACGAAGCGGTCGCGCAGCTGACGGCGCTGGGCCTCGGCCAGTCGTCGGCGGTCGGCATCGGTGGCGATCCGATCAACGGTCTCAAGCACATCGACGTGATGAAGATGTTCAACGACGATCCGGATACGGATGCGGTCGTGATGATCGGTGAAATCGGCGGCCCGGACGAAGCTGCGGCAGCCGAGTGGATCAAGGGCAACATGAAGAAGCCGGTGGTCGGCTTCATCGCCGGCGTCACGGCGCCTGCGGGCAAGCGCATGGGCCACGCCGGCGCGCTGATCTCGGGCGGTGCGGATACGGCCGAAGCGAAGCTGGAAATCATGGACGCGTGCGGCATCACGGTCACGCGCAATCCGTCGGAAATGGGCCGCCTGCTGAAGGCTGCGCTCTAA
- a CDS encoding pilin translates to MFEAFSVCLFRRLARRSRVVRRGFARRGIARRTGFTLIELMIVLAIVGVIAAYAIPAYRDYLTRGRVGEGLALAAPARLAVAENAASGAGLAGGYVAPPATRNVDAVRIDDDTGQITIAFTSRVAPAGANTLVLVPSVPDRAEAPSGRVALAKDEAQAGTLAWECFAEGKRASSLPAPGAGPLPGDAPTLAGRLAPPECRT, encoded by the coding sequence ATGTTCGAAGCCTTTTCCGTTTGCCTGTTCCGCCGCCTTGCGCGGCGCTCGCGTGTTGTGCGCCGCGGGTTCGCCCGCCGCGGGATCGCCCGCCGCACCGGATTCACGCTGATCGAGTTGATGATCGTGCTGGCGATCGTCGGCGTGATCGCCGCGTATGCGATTCCCGCCTATCGGGATTATCTGACGCGCGGGCGGGTCGGCGAGGGGCTCGCGCTCGCGGCGCCGGCGCGTCTCGCTGTGGCGGAAAACGCGGCGAGCGGGGCCGGCCTCGCCGGCGGCTATGTCGCGCCGCCCGCGACCCGCAATGTCGACGCCGTCCGGATCGACGACGACACCGGCCAGATCACGATCGCGTTCACGTCGCGGGTCGCGCCGGCGGGCGCCAATACGCTGGTGCTCGTGCCGTCCGTGCCCGATCGCGCGGAGGCGCCGAGCGGGCGGGTGGCGCTCGCCAAGGACGAGGCGCAGGCGGGCACGCTTGCTTGGGAGTGCTTTGCGGAGGGCAAGCGCGCGTCGTCGCTGCCCGCGCCGGGCGCGGGGCCGCTGCCGGGCGATGCGCCGACTCTCGCGGGCCGGCTCGCGCCGCCGGAGTGTCGCACGTAG
- a CDS encoding PglL family O-oligosaccharyltransferase — protein sequence MPSIFTRSLSLVVLAVALILPYAVTNHTYPIPTFYSEFTAFALYALLGATIVLLARSAGPAEPFAAPAALIAPLGFGAVLLAQVAGLPLHQPSMNWLALGYLLTALVAMQSGYALARAQLRDETLRMMAGALIVGGLFAVFCQIAQLYRLEDALSPFVVTYGVSVARRPYGNMAQANHLATYMAFALAGALYLVQTRRLRVWVWGALSVLLSIGLALTVSRGPWLQVGVMVVAGFWMAFAERRDAPIGATRRAWLIPVALGVLFVAVNVAVRWANLHFQLGLAESAADRMRDAGQITPRLALWKYGLAMFREHPLLGVGWGEFPIHQFELVRRLGGVEIANNSHDIFIDLLAKSGVLGLGVLIASLGLWFARVLREPQSSGRVFGVALIGILLMHALVEYPQQYTFFLLPAMFVIGLLDTRPLRFVPGRVAFALLAVLSFGGLLVAYPVLRDYQRAEVLYYGANPAEQYREAPSFLFRAWGDYGAATLMTISRDDLPAKLAAHERAISLLPGETVLRRYAVLQALDGREADALDTVERLHIFAKQLHDWPTQLAGLYRLLDAQPSLKSFKTAVYAQYGEPPAQSDDEDDDDD from the coding sequence ATGCCTTCCATCTTTACGCGGTCTCTTTCGCTCGTCGTACTCGCCGTCGCGCTGATCCTGCCTTACGCGGTCACCAACCATACGTACCCGATCCCGACCTTTTATTCGGAATTCACGGCATTTGCGCTGTACGCGCTGCTCGGCGCGACGATCGTGCTGCTCGCGCGCAGCGCGGGGCCGGCCGAGCCGTTCGCGGCGCCCGCGGCGCTGATCGCTCCGCTCGGTTTCGGCGCGGTGCTGCTGGCGCAGGTCGCAGGCTTGCCGCTGCATCAGCCGTCGATGAACTGGCTGGCGCTCGGTTACCTGCTGACGGCGCTCGTCGCGATGCAGTCGGGTTATGCGCTCGCGCGCGCCCAACTGCGCGACGAGACCTTGCGGATGATGGCCGGGGCGCTGATCGTCGGCGGGCTGTTCGCGGTGTTCTGCCAGATCGCGCAGCTGTATCGGCTCGAGGATGCGTTATCGCCGTTCGTGGTCACCTATGGCGTATCGGTCGCGCGGCGGCCTTACGGCAACATGGCGCAGGCGAACCATCTCGCGACCTACATGGCGTTCGCGCTCGCGGGCGCGCTCTACCTCGTGCAGACGCGACGCCTGCGCGTGTGGGTGTGGGGCGCGCTGTCGGTGCTGCTGTCGATCGGGCTGGCGTTGACGGTATCGCGCGGCCCCTGGCTGCAGGTAGGCGTGATGGTGGTGGCGGGCTTCTGGATGGCGTTCGCGGAACGGCGCGATGCGCCCATCGGGGCGACGCGTCGCGCATGGCTCATCCCGGTGGCGCTCGGCGTGCTGTTCGTCGCGGTCAACGTCGCGGTGCGCTGGGCCAACCTGCATTTCCAGCTTGGGCTGGCCGAATCGGCGGCCGACCGGATGCGCGACGCCGGCCAGATCACGCCGCGGCTCGCGTTGTGGAAGTACGGTCTCGCGATGTTCCGCGAGCATCCGCTGCTCGGCGTCGGTTGGGGCGAGTTCCCGATCCATCAATTCGAACTGGTGCGCCGTCTCGGCGGCGTCGAGATCGCGAACAATTCACACGACATTTTCATCGACCTGCTCGCGAAGTCGGGCGTGCTCGGCCTCGGCGTGCTGATCGCGAGCCTCGGTCTGTGGTTCGCTCGCGTGCTGCGCGAACCACAGTCGAGCGGACGCGTGTTCGGCGTGGCGCTGATCGGCATCCTGCTGATGCACGCGCTCGTCGAGTATCCGCAGCAATACACGTTCTTCCTGCTGCCCGCGATGTTCGTGATCGGCCTGCTCGACACCCGGCCGCTGCGCTTCGTGCCGGGCCGCGTCGCGTTCGCGCTGCTGGCCGTGCTGTCGTTCGGCGGCTTGCTGGTCGCGTATCCGGTGCTGCGTGATTACCAGCGCGCCGAGGTGCTGTACTACGGCGCGAATCCGGCGGAGCAGTATCGCGAGGCGCCGTCGTTCCTGTTCCGCGCATGGGGCGATTACGGCGCGGCCACGCTGATGACGATCTCGCGCGACGATCTGCCCGCCAAGCTCGCGGCGCACGAGCGCGCGATCTCGCTGCTGCCGGGCGAGACGGTGCTGCGCCGCTATGCGGTGTTGCAGGCGCTCGATGGCCGCGAGGCCGACGCGCTTGATACGGTGGAGCGGCTGCATATTTTCGCGAAGCAGCTGCATGACTGGCCGACCCAGCTCGCGGGGCTGTATCGCCTGCTCGATGCGCAGCCGTCGCTCAAATCCTTCAAGACGGCGGTGTACGCCCAGTATGGCGAACCGCCCGCCCAGTCCGACGATGAGGACGACGACGACGATTGA
- a CDS encoding response regulator transcription factor — MRILIAEDDSILADGLTRSLRQSGYAVDHVKSGIEADTALSMQAFDLLILDLGLPRMPGLDVLRRLRARNSTLPVLILTAADSVDERVKGLDLGADDYMAKPFALNELEARVRALTRRGAGGGPSVFRHGSLAFDQVGRLAYANDHVLDLSARELGLLEVLLQRTGRLVSKEQLVDHLCEWGEEVSNNAIEVYVHRLRKKIEPSGVRITTVRGLGYCLEKAAPAEPGTAASPVPAAASPSLR; from the coding sequence ATGCGAATTCTCATTGCCGAAGACGACAGCATACTCGCGGACGGTCTCACCCGGTCACTCCGCCAATCGGGCTATGCCGTCGACCATGTGAAGAGCGGCATCGAGGCCGACACCGCGTTGTCGATGCAGGCTTTCGACCTGCTGATCCTCGACCTGGGCCTGCCCCGCATGCCGGGCCTCGACGTGCTGCGCCGGCTGCGCGCCCGCAATTCCACCCTGCCCGTGCTGATCCTCACCGCCGCCGACAGCGTCGACGAACGCGTGAAAGGGCTCGACCTCGGCGCGGACGACTACATGGCGAAGCCGTTCGCGCTGAACGAGCTGGAAGCCCGCGTGCGTGCGCTGACCCGGCGCGGCGCGGGCGGCGGCCCGAGCGTGTTCCGCCACGGCTCGCTCGCATTCGACCAGGTCGGGCGCCTCGCCTACGCGAACGACCACGTGCTCGACCTGTCCGCGCGCGAACTGGGCCTGCTCGAGGTGCTGCTGCAGCGAACCGGCCGGCTCGTATCGAAAGAGCAGCTGGTCGACCATCTGTGCGAATGGGGCGAGGAAGTCAGCAACAACGCGATCGAGGTCTACGTACACCGGCTGCGCAAGAAGATCGAACCGAGCGGCGTGCGCATCACGACCGTGCGCGGCCTCGGCTATTGCCTCGAAAAAGCCGCGCCGGCCGAGCCGGGTACTGCAGCCTCGCCCGTGCCAGCCGCCGCGAGCCCGTCGCTGCGCTGA
- a CDS encoding TerC family protein — protein MFEFLATLHWGAVVQIVLIDILLGGDNAVVIALACRNLPSEQRVRGVLWGTAGAIVLRVVLIAFAVVLLDVPLLKFAGGILLLWIGVRLMAPAEEGHENIRPADKLLSAVRTIIVADAVMSLDNVIAIAGAAEQADPSHRIALVIFGLVVSIPIIVWGSTLVLKMLDRFPIIVTFGAALLGWIAGGLMVNDPAGDRWPLLDTPAAVYGSSIAGALFVVLIGYALRKRRAAPGHADPH, from the coding sequence ATGTTCGAATTCCTCGCAACGCTTCACTGGGGCGCGGTCGTTCAGATCGTCCTCATCGACATCCTGCTCGGCGGCGACAACGCGGTCGTGATCGCGCTCGCCTGTCGCAATCTGCCGAGCGAGCAGCGGGTGCGCGGCGTGCTGTGGGGGACCGCCGGCGCGATCGTGCTGCGCGTCGTGCTGATCGCGTTCGCGGTCGTGCTGCTCGACGTGCCGCTCCTCAAGTTCGCGGGCGGCATCCTGCTGCTGTGGATCGGCGTTCGGCTGATGGCCCCGGCCGAGGAGGGCCACGAGAACATCCGGCCGGCCGACAAGCTGTTGAGCGCGGTCCGCACCATCATCGTCGCCGATGCGGTGATGAGCCTCGACAACGTGATCGCGATCGCGGGCGCGGCCGAGCAGGCCGACCCGTCGCATCGCATCGCGCTCGTGATCTTCGGCCTCGTGGTCAGCATTCCGATCATCGTGTGGGGCAGCACACTCGTGCTCAAGATGCTCGATCGCTTCCCGATCATTGTCACGTTCGGCGCCGCGCTGCTGGGCTGGATCGCGGGCGGGCTGATGGTCAACGATCCGGCGGGCGACCGCTGGCCGCTCCTCGACACGCCTGCCGCCGTCTATGGTTCGAGCATCGCGGGCGCGCTGTTCGTGGTGCTGATCGGCTATGCGCTCAGGAAGCGTCGGGCCGCGCCGGGCCACGCGGATCCACACTGA
- the recX gene encoding recombination regulator RecX, which produces MRRSRRDAGSPDAERQTPARPGTAARAPGSIEGRPSGRPLARASVDALASFEPAETDPFGVDPREAFDAHDRARAADGGDVYTRTSQSPRRGARRATARGESFEAVADGAPQAPARSLKARAIGYLSRREYSRTELARKLAPHVEESDDLDALLDTLEREAWLSDERFAESLVHRRASRVGSARIMSELKRHALDDALVETVGAQLRDSEFARAQAVWRKKFGVLPQSPAERAKQMRFLAMRGFSGATISRLLKGDDDVYVDD; this is translated from the coding sequence ATGAGACGAAGCCGGCGCGACGCGGGTTCGCCGGACGCGGAACGGCAGACGCCGGCCCGCCCGGGCACCGCGGCGCGCGCGCCGGGTTCGATCGAAGGGCGGCCCTCGGGCCGCCCGCTGGCGAGGGCATCGGTTGATGCCCTCGCGTCGTTTGAGCCGGCCGAAACGGATCCGTTCGGCGTCGATCCGCGCGAGGCGTTCGATGCGCATGATCGCGCGCGCGCCGCGGACGGCGGTGATGTCTATACCCGCACGAGCCAGTCGCCGCGCCGCGGCGCGCGGCGCGCGACGGCGCGCGGTGAAAGTTTCGAGGCGGTCGCCGACGGCGCGCCGCAAGCGCCTGCCCGCTCGCTGAAGGCGCGCGCGATCGGCTATCTGTCGCGCCGCGAGTACAGCCGCACGGAGTTGGCGCGCAAGCTCGCGCCGCACGTGGAGGAAAGCGACGATCTCGACGCGCTGCTCGATACGCTCGAGCGCGAAGCCTGGCTGTCGGACGAGCGCTTTGCCGAAAGCCTCGTGCATCGGCGAGCGTCGCGCGTCGGTTCGGCGCGGATCATGAGCGAACTCAAGCGGCACGCGCTCGACGATGCGCTCGTCGAGACCGTCGGCGCGCAGTTGCGCGACAGCGAGTTCGCGCGCGCCCAGGCGGTGTGGCGCAAGAAGTTCGGCGTGCTGCCGCAGTCGCCCGCCGAGCGCGCGAAGCAGATGCGTTTTCTCGCGATGCGCGGTTTTTCCGGTGCGACGATCAGTCGCTTGCTGAAGGGCGACGACGACGTGTACGTCGACGATTGA
- a CDS encoding DUF2889 domain-containing protein, protein MSNTQYAKIPGFSSSASSSRMPLSEPVPRQLRHRRAIRAEAYERADGLWDIEACLTDHKPRDVALAAGIRPNGLPIHELWLRITVDRGLTIVDAEASTDWAPYPGQCEAANPAYRALIGLNLLDHFRRDASRLLGGIAGCTHLTELCAVLPTAAIQAFAGDVWSTREGKGGEAATEPPFQLGRCQALRFDGEAVRQFYPTWFGASRPERSGGRGSENQPEIVTRSDF, encoded by the coding sequence ATCTCGAATACCCAGTATGCTAAAATCCCTGGGTTTTCCTCTTCGGCCTCATCCTCCCGCATGCCGCTATCCGAGCCCGTACCCCGCCAGTTGCGACATCGACGCGCAATCCGGGCGGAAGCCTACGAGCGTGCCGACGGCTTGTGGGATATCGAAGCCTGCCTGACCGACCACAAACCGCGCGATGTCGCGCTGGCGGCGGGCATCAGGCCGAACGGCCTGCCGATCCATGAGCTCTGGCTGCGTATTACCGTCGATCGCGGGCTCACCATCGTCGACGCCGAGGCATCGACCGACTGGGCGCCCTATCCCGGGCAATGCGAAGCCGCCAATCCCGCCTACCGGGCCCTTATCGGGCTCAATCTCCTCGATCACTTCCGCCGTGATGCGTCCCGACTTCTGGGCGGCATCGCGGGCTGCACGCATCTCACCGAGCTGTGCGCGGTCCTGCCGACTGCGGCCATCCAGGCATTTGCCGGGGATGTGTGGAGCACGCGCGAGGGCAAGGGCGGCGAAGCCGCGACCGAGCCGCCGTTTCAGCTTGGTCGCTGCCAGGCGCTGCGCTTCGACGGCGAGGCGGTGCGGCAGTTCTATCCGACCTGGTTCGGCGCGAGCCGGCCGGAGCGGAGCGGCGGGCGCGGCTCAGAGAATCAACCGGAAATCGTCACAAGAAGCGACTTTTAA